A portion of the Cryptomeria japonica chromosome 5, Sugi_1.0, whole genome shotgun sequence genome contains these proteins:
- the LOC131034461 gene encoding laccase-12, with protein sequence MAEVLKSVGFGLTRVLVMVVVFLNVVLVRGYIHRHTFVTEATPVTRLCKRHNIITVNGLFPGPTLHVRNGDTLIVQVYNRAKYNVTIHWHGVRQFRTGWSDGPEFITQCPIRPGGSYTYKFTITGQEGTLWWHAHSSWLRATVYGALIIYPRIGTFYPFTTPHRETIILLGEWWNRNPIDVVNQATRTGAAPNVSDAFLINGQPGDLYPCSRRDTFFTSIYNGETQMLRIVNAALNTELFFTIANHKMTVVAVDAGYTKPFRTKYVMLGPGQTTDVIIRGSRSRRGSYYMAARAYSSAQGVPFDNTTTTAILRYATQRTPPVMPILPPYNDTRTATYFSRGLRSLGDREHPVFVPKTVSENLFFTVGLGLLNCPRNRRCGGPNGTRFAASMNNFSFVLPSSSSILQAHYFRQNGVFTTDFPDNPPVRFDYTAQNVSRSLWSPVKATKVKVLKFNTAVQVILQGTNIFAAENHPIHLHGYDFYIVGEGFGNYNPRTDPQNFNLIDPPQRNTVAVPVNGWAAIRFVADNPGAWLMHCHLDVHITWGLAMVFLVENGPSYWTSIEPPPRDLPRC encoded by the exons ATGGCAGAGGTATTGAAGTCTGTTGggtttggtttaactagggttcTTGTTATGGTGGTTGTCTTCCTTAACGTTGTGTTAGTTCGAGGATATATACATAGACACACTTTTGTC ACTGAAGCCACACCTGTAACAAGGCTCTGCAAGAGGCATAACATAATAACAGTAAATGGGCTATTCCCTGGACCAACTCTGCATGTTAGGAATGGGGACACTCTTATAGTGCAAGTTTATAACAGAGCAAAATATAATGTCACCATTCACTG GCATGGAGTGCGGCAGTTTCGCACAGGGTGGTCTGATGGGCCTGAGTTCATTACACAATGTCCCATTCGGCCCGGAGGGAGTTACACCTACAAGTTCACCATTACTGGTCAAGAAGGTACTCTCTGGTGGCATGCACACAGTTCATGGCTCAGAGCTACTGTTTATGGCGCCTTGATCATCTATCCAAGGATCGGAACTTTCTATCCCTTTACCACGCCACACCGAGAGACTATAATTCTTCTTG GTGAATGGTGGAACAGAAATCCCATTGATGTTGTTAATCAGGCAACACGAACAGGAGCTGCACCCAATGTGTCTGATGCTTTTCTGATTAATGGCCAACCTGGAGATCTTTATCCCTGTTCAAGACGTG ATACATTTTTCACGTCAATTTACAATGGGGAGACCCAAATGTTGCGCATTGTCAACGCTGCACTCAATACGGAGCTCTTTTTCACGATTGCAAACCACAAGATGACGGTAGTCGCAGTGGACGCCGGCTACACCAAGCCCTTCCGAACAAAATACGTCATGCTGGGACCGGGGCAAACAACCGACGTGATAATCCGTGGAAGCAGAAGCCGCAGGGGAAGTTACTACATGGCCGCCCGCGCATATTCAAGCGCTCAGGGAGTGCCCTTCGACAACACAACAACAACCGCCATTCTTCGCTACGCTACGCAACGAACCCCACCAGTCATGCCGATTCTCCCACCTTACAACGACACCAGAACAGCCACTTACTTCTCCCGGGGCCTCCGCAGCTTGGGCGATCGGGAACACCCAGTCTTCGTCCCCAAGACAGTAAGCGAAAACCTCTTCTTCACCGTCGGCCTCGGTTTGCTAAACTGCCCGCGGAACCGCCGCTGCGGAGGACCAAATGGCACCCGGTTTGCGGCCAGTATGAACAATTTCTCTTTCGTTTTgccatcttcttcttccattttgcaGGCCCATTATTTCCGTCAAAATGGAGTCTTTACCACAGATTTCCCAGATAACCCTCCTGTACGATTTGATTACACTGCACAGAATGTGAGCAGGAGTCTTTGGTCTCCCGTTAAGGCGACGAAGGTGAAAGTTCTTAAGTTCAATACGGCGGTGCAGGTTATTCTTCAGGGAACCAACATTTTTGCTGCTGAGAACCATCCAATTCAtcttcatggttatgatttctatATTGTGGGAGAAGGCTTTGGAAACTATAATCCGCGTACAGACCCTCAGAATTTCAATTTGATTGATCCTCCTCAACGTAATACTGTTGCTGTTCCTGTAAATGGGTGGGCTGCCATCAGATTTGTGGCAGACAATCCAG GAGCTTGGTTGATGCATTGCCACCTCGATGTGCATATAACGTGGGGATTGGCCATGGTTTTTCTTGTGGAAAACGGGCCAAGTTATTGGACAAGCATAGAACCTCCACCTCGAGATCTGCCCAGATGCTGA